From Cygnus olor isolate bCygOlo1 chromosome 17, bCygOlo1.pri.v2, whole genome shotgun sequence:
CGAGGGAGCCTCAGATGGCTTTCAGTCATATTTTTCAAAGgttaagaaaatgtatttaagtcTTCTAAGATTGAAGGAAAACAGGCAGCTGGCGAGGGGTGGAAGGGAGGAGACTGAGGCCCCCGTACCCAGGGGTAAGCAGCAGCTACAAGTGCCAAAGCTGGCATTGGAAGGAGCAGCTTTGTTCAGAGCTCATGTAGTACTAGATAGGGGGTGGTTCAACCACAAGGCACAAAGCCCACAGGAAACAGGCTTTGTAAGTTGTTTGTGGAATGATTTCTTGTACATCTAGCATTTTGGGAGATGACAGATGAATTTTGAAGCCAGGTGTTTCAAATGCAGTTGTCAATTTTGACTCTTTCTAATCATGTATCTTGGGTTAATGCTGCAATGGATTTGACTATACTGTCAGTTTAAAACTGAAGTTGTCAGAGAATTTGCCATACATATCTAAATCTGAGTtgctcccctccttccttttaCCATCGGCAGCTGCCCTGGGTGGCtcctctgcttccattgctgtgaGCAAACCGGCCAGGTCTGCCCATGTCAGCACTCAGTGATAACTTGGAAACTTCTCTGAGCCTTTTGAATTATGTTACTGATTTTTTGGACAGAGGCGACAACAGTGGATTCCAAATGTGGAAACAAAACTTGGACAAAGCAATGAGTTGTATCTGTCAGTGAAGCTGTGACTGCATTTAGGGATCTGCATCACAGGTTGGCCGCAGGCCTGCATGAGCCTTTACGTCatggttaaagaaaaataaactgttttttcaaaGCTATTCTTAAGGGGTGTTTGAGGCTGTTTTGAGGAACGCCTGATTAGAGGTAGTCAGAAGGTGATTAGGATCAAGACCTCCTGTTTTCCCAGTGGTGGATGTCTTAGGCTTTCATTAGCAAACAAATGAACTGGGAATATGGAGAAAGTagttggaggaggaaaaaaaatttccttgctTATATGGTGGTAGGTGTCTACACAGCTGGCAAGATTTGAAATGCCTGCTTCAGGGCGAATTAAATGTGTGCGAGCTGAAGAcatgctttctttaaaactcCAAGTAGCAATTTTGCTAACTTTGACTCTTCCTTTAGTCCAAAGCTTGGTATTTCTGTACGAGGGTTTGACTGTCAAGCGGCTGTTGTCAGAACCTGTACCATATCCTGCTAGAATGACTGCTGCTGCCCAACAGGAAAGCATTTATGTCTGAACACACAGGTGCCTGCATAGGTCACTTCCCTGCTTTCCAGGCCAAGAGCTGTGTTGTCAACAAACCAAGCTGTGAAGTGCTCCTTCCACTTCTTCATTTCCTGTCAGTGTTCTCTGGCTACCCTAAATAAAAGGGCCTCACTATTGCCGTGATAACTAATCTATAGCACAACTAACAGCCTCGGCCTCGAGTAAAAAAGATAAAGGCTTGCCAAAACCCAGCTTTTCTTGATGTCTGAAACTAAAGTACAAATACCTTTGGTGGCCCTTCAGGTCAGGGTGAATTTGCATGTCCAGTGTGGATTAGCCAAATGCCAGGGTTCTACAGTGTTTGGTTAAAgtttagagaaataaatttgaagtgACTGAAAGTAATGTTATAACCTTCACCTGGAAAGCCAATAGGTGTCCTGTTCTCTGGAGAATTTTTATATATGATTGCAGTTTTCAAATGTTACTTTTTGGACAACAGTTCCATTAAGCTATTTGTAAACCAAAGaaactttaaggaaaaatataatcCCTTTGTAGAAAGGgtcaaaatgaaaggaaaaagagccTTCTTGTGCTATTCTGCATAGAGGGTTGGGAGCAGaatatttgaattaaattttattagCTTCACCACAGTGAACttacaaacaaaccaaacatcCATAGGATGAATGCATATTTAGCATTAGCTTTCAGTAGATGGTTTTCCTTTAAAGACAGGATGGATGAAAGATCTTTAAGGATactgaattttaatattttgagtttTTGAGGAGActttttgctcttaaaaaacaagtatttaaatgAAGTATTCTGTTTTTGATAATCCTGCATAGTTTCTTTAGTCTGAGTAGCTTCACAGAAGCAGTCATTTTGATTATGGCTTACTTACTCTGCAGCATATCTCTCACAGCATAACAATTCattctactgaaataaaatgcagtaaatacgcaataaatcagtttaaaattaaaataaaagtaatcttCAAGTCACCTAACCTGtactctgaattttattttccagtgtctGAAACTTGGAGTGACGAAACATGTCTCAGTCAGGTGAAAAAGTAAAGGTAAAGAGATGACTGCATAGccaaaattctgtgttttgaacCTATtcaacttctgaaaatacttgTGGTTTTACTGAAGTGTTAAAACAGTAAATAGATGATACCTTAATGCTTCAGAtccattttgtaaaaataactaCTTAATGAAAACCATGCTTATATGTGATTCTAGTAATATGCTTTTGGATATTTGCCATACATTCAGTACTTGcttgcatatttaaaatgatgcCTTTACCtcaagaaatttcattttacaatcCTTTATTTCTAGTATTTTTGCTCATCTGAGTGGGTTTTAAAAGGATTGCTAGAAAAAACTAATTGGCTTTTAAGTgacttcccctccacccccattGGACGTATGGCATTGCataagaattgttttctttgtaagctCATTTATGAAGAAACATTTGGTTACAGCTAGCTCGTATGTCCTTAAATCAAGTGGCTGCAGTTCTTTTTTAGGCTCATATTAGATATTCAGTCAATTTATAACAGATGGTGAAACAGACTGCCATTTTTATGGCTCAGATCTCTTATTTGATAAGTTTTTTCaggcacatttctttttcctgcttttgtgtTAGAAGTTAAGCATTACGAAGATAGGTGAACAGGTTAACAAGCAGAAGGTGGATGTGTGATTGTATCTTGGTTATCTCTGTGTTACTACggtgttcttgtttttctacACGAGTGTACGCATTATTTATTATAGGTGATAGTAGCAGCAGATAACAAATTTGAACAGACATTTTTTACCCTCTGGCTTAAAATGTTTGTGTCGTagtttttttgttcctttgtttaTTTACAGCTTTAGATTATAGAAGTACGCTCTTGcaaatttgtgtgtgtatttatattttgcctatatatatatatatatatttacccaAGGGGAGACTTCTGCTTATGGGTAGCCCAAGGTTCTTTATCAGATTTCTAACTCTGTCAGACTGCTTGGTAAATGGACCTGTTTTATGGTCTGCCTTGctacaacagcaaaaaattgttttgttttctgttttgctatgTGCTCCATGTGCTCTGTGTGCTTTGCTCCTGTGCAATTTATGGTATAGGATCGTATGAACTCTCTTTCAACTTTTTTGAGGGGAAGAGGGTCTCATTTGTATTCAACTTCTCTTTGTCTTGTCAGTTTTCTGACGGAGCAGGCTATGTGGGATTTGCTAATCTGCCCAACCAGGTCCACAGGAAATCTGTGAAGAAGGGCTTTGAGTTCACACTGATGGTGGTTGGTAAGTCACTTGTTTAGATATTTTTTGACTGttaaacaaggagaaaaaaaaaacacacatagaCAAGTATGTGTTCCTAAGTAGCAATTTGCTGGcatacagaattaaaaagctTCAAAGCTCTGTACTCTATCTAGTTAAATCTCTATTTGGTAATGTTAAAGGGAGTATTTGTAGTGATTAAAGAAGATGACTTTGAGCCAACAGGACATTCTTGTATTCTTGACTCATCATCAGATGTTAGGGATAGTTGCTTAGTCTTTATTTGACTTCCATTTCCACACTGAAGTCATGAATGCACATCATGAATGCCTTTCTCTTGACATGGTGATGCTGTTCTTGTGTTTTCTACTGTTCTATACTGACTCATTCTGATAtcataaataaacatttaatttgtcTGTTCCGTGAGTGAGCACCTGTAGGAGGAGTCTTTGATGGAAGGACCTTTAGACACAAAGACGATTTAAGTGGTGTACTTGCATAGAATCTGTTTAGTGTTATACAAATGCAAAGGGAGTACAATATACTACCTTTCTTTTTGTAGTAGTAGTAACCTTGGAATTGCATgttattgaaaaatgaaaatgaggagAGATGCATAATGCTTCCTTCTTATTCTGCGTGCTCTGTTGTACTGTTTGGGATTACTTGGTGACAGAGCATTTAGCAATGTCTGTAAGATAAATAGGTAACTTGAGATGAGTggagtttttttatttaatgtagtCTGATGTTAGTTACAGACAATTTCTCCATCTCTAAGATTTGGTTAGTAGAATCTAAAATAATACGGCCAATTGTTCTAAACGCTGATTCCTCTGATTCCTTGTGTTAGGAAAGATAAAGTAACtttttgaaattcagatttAGTGATTACATTTACAGGTTTAACTTTACTACTTTGATGTAGGGCAAAAATTACATGACCTGAAATTATAGAATAATGGAACTTCTCAAGAGAATTTTGAGTGATtttcttataattttttttttgtttcatatttcatagGATGTATTTAGCCTAACCTTGAGGGTGCAAAGCTCTACTGTTAATTTggtattactttatttatttgccttCCTAACAATGTTTCATCTTCAATTTCTAGGTTAGGAAAACCTTAAATATCACAGAAACTTCCAACAGAAAAGCTACAGGTCCTGATTTCTTAagcttaaacaaacaaacaaacaaaaaacaacctttatTTCCATGAAGTAAGCTAACTATCTCTAGATCTATGTGGTTAAAGTGCTGTATGactttttcattatgaaatctATTACAGTAAGCTTAGCATTTTCATgtagtatttataaaaacactaaaagcttgtttttcctgtgttttaaaaactgcttaGCTGAACCTTTGATGTCTTTATCTCAAAGCTAGGGTGGATCCtgatgaaaaaattatttttcctctctaataTGGGTTTGGGAAAGAGGAGGTACTTCAGAAAGGCTGGAGTAAAAGGTGTATATGCTTAATaacctgaattattttatttacaggtGAGTCTGGCTTGGGAAAATCCACTTTAATTAATAGTCTGTTCCTGACTGATCTTTATCCAGAACGTTATATTCCTGGAGCAGCAGGTAAATGTGGTTTTGCAGTTCCTCCAGCACATACGTCTAACCCTATGAAATTTCATGTTCTTCCAACTAGCACTACTTCATTCTGATGGTCTTCACCCACGAGACCCTTTCTTCACACTAtcttaatgtgttttaattCTCCCAATTGCAGCCTTTTGAGATGTCACTTTCTcgttttaatttcctttcaaagactcattttttattgtttcttcatcaatttgttttgttgctctttCTTAATAAGAACACTTGTAGGTGTCAATGTACCTAAACATGGTTTTACTCTAATCCCTATTTCCTCTAATGTTTTTCACCTGTAATGTCTAAAAATCCCAATTAGAGGTGTAAATGCATTTTGACAAAGAAGCTAGCATGCTTCTCTGagtatttaattttgcattttatcatgaataaatctatttttgtgttctttttttttttttttaacaaagaaatggTGTTAAATTTTGATtaacctttttctttaagatgttTCTATGTTGCGTAGGTTACAATACAGGAATTGCATTTCCTTCTCTATTATTCTCTTCTGCAGGGCTTTCTGCAGCATTGATAGACATAATAACAATTAAATTGTTcctttattttagagaaaatagaGAGAACAGTTCAAATCGAAGCTTCTACAGTAGAGATAGAGGAGCGAGGGGTAAAACTGCGTTTAACAGTGGTAGACACACCAGGATATGGAGATGCCATTAACAGCCAGGACTGGTATGTGTGTAAATACTGCTTTGCTCGGTAGTTTGTATCTTACACAAACACTTCTCTACTTTGTCTTTCCATCTGTACTTAAGTGATCCAAGGTGGTGGTCTTGGAGAACTGTGATGTACTGAAAGGAAGCAACAGGTTCATCATTCTTAACGTTAATGCAGTATTACCGTGAATTCATGTCTGAGTATCTCTATGGATTTCTTGCATTTAAGCACAATTTTCTAAGCACTCCTAGACACTCTGGATGTTCAACTTCATATTATAAGTGGCAAAATCATTAAttagagagagctttaaaaccaaatttctctaacttttttgttgttgttgcatcAAATACAGATCTAGGAAAACCATTACTTAATAAAACttcctgttttaattttctacccacctttttttaaaaaaggttttgttaaCGTTCCCTAGGCTATATAGGATTTTCCCTTCAAAATTGATGATTTTCCTACAGTAAGGTTCTCTGTGACAGCTGCAGTTAACTCTTTGTCTCCATAGCCTCTCTGGTTGGACAGAATTCTGCTGGAGAgaaactttttctttgtcttttacttCCTGTGTAAGGAAGATAAGtacttttccctcttctttgtGTTGTACTTCTAGCAATTTAGGTagaacttaattttatttatgatgcAGTTACTACTTATCTCTCTCTGGCCTAAATATCGCTGATGGTCTTTAATGGCTGAACTAAATGTGTGCAGATGCATTGGACAACGTACACAATTGCTTTAGTATAATGAtcatgaagagagaaaatggcaaaaaagcAATGAAGGAACCAGGCAGTTTGTAACATATGTTAGAATTAATAAGTTTGTTCACAACTCTAAGTTCCAAATCACCATACACTTTTTAAGAGAAGACTGATTTTGTTGtaaatttgtttcaaataaaatgaaatgtattaatACGCTTACTGGGAAGCCTGAATTATTCTAGTGCAACTAGAAGCTAAGATTTGAATTGCCATGTATTTGTCTTTGAggaagtaataataataattattttgcatagccttttatttttgttgacgTTTATTTTGGTGGTTGGAATACTAAGGCAAATGGTGTTACTATGTATAGAAAGGGAGTGTTAAGTTAACAGTGTTATGATAAGAGTTTTTCAATTTAAGTTAAGGACTGGAAAGGGGGCATGTAGGTGattatgaaacatttcattagcattgtagattttttttttagcctttttttgaCAGCATACTGCAGTAGCCAGAGCAGAGTGAATAATACGTTTATCAgacatgatttttcatttctttctatgGCATACAgtagaaacacagcaaaaattaaggaaataaatttatttaatggtATTTGCATTAGTGTGAAATATATTAAATCACAGTTCGAGAGTGAAGCTGTAGCgggttctttatttttcttccacttttccaATGttattaagttaaaaataatgaaactttTAGAGTAACAGTAAGACATCTTTCTGGACTGTAGTGTGGTCTTACTTCTTTTGTGCACTGTCGACTAGAGCTTCCTTCCGCTGGAGCTAAGAGCTTAGCAGCCCATGCATTGTGTTACATAGAGCTCTTCCTGTTGATTGTGTTCTAATGCCCTTTGTTTATTCTGGTAAGATGTTTCTTAGAAACGTGCGTGttcagagtttttctttttggaggcTTGCTAAGTAGAAGTCATTCCATGATGATTCAGACCCAGTAGAACAACTTGGTGttttatgcttattttctgtaacaattCTTAATCATCAAAATACATTACGGGAACAAGCATTACTTATGGAATGCAAAATAGAAATATGCAGTTAATTTTGGATTTCTCTCTCTAGTCCCATATTCTTGTGTAACGTATAGAGACTTTAACTGGGCTGTGGTGCATGTCATTTTGACAAACTCCGTTCTTTACAGCATGTCAGAGGAACTTGGATGGATAGACTCTTTGTTTCAAACTATAATCAAGACTAACCCTATGCAACTACCTTCTTTaagaggaagcagcaggcttGTGTTCTTGaacttgtgtttttgtttaggAACATTTGCTGCGGTTGTTAACCAGTAGATGGTGCTGATCCCAGTTCaaatttcttaaaactttttttttgaaagctgcaaTTTATGCAGACTACCCATTTATTAGGGTGATGAATTTTCCTGAGGTTATTTTTTGAACTGGCAAATCAAACTGGCACAATACCTCTAGGAGGCAGCAATAAACTAACAcagcttcaaaatatttttcttctgagtaaGTTTCCTATCAGGGTTTGACTTTCAAGGGTGGGAGCTGTAGGTCAGTTTTTATGTGCTCTTCatcacagaagaaatgctgGTAATGGTTGGGAGATTATTGGATGGGTGGCCTAGATTGGAACCATAGCAGTACTGGAATGGGGAATGAGTTACTACTGAATGTGTTATACCAAATCCATAAAATAGGCTTAAAAAAGTGTCTGGAGAATAGCAAAATTCTTAATGGTGGGAGGATTGAAGCATAGAATTGATATTCCATGTACTTTGGGATCATAAGAGAAATATGTTCTTGAAGTAATGTCTTTCATCAGACTGGAGAGAAATGATTtaaggtggggagggagaagctTCATGCACAGATTTGGGATTAAATCTGCCATCAAAATGAtggctgacaaaaaaaaaataaatctgcagatCAACTTATTAGATATTGGTGATGATATgccttgttttgtctttgttgcaGCATCCCAGGTCATTTCTGATGCTGCTTTCTGGCTGCTGCtaactatttatttatcttttgtcttttttactGGCTTATGTTAAGTTgtattttgtgggttttggcAGCTTGGTAATATTGTTCATTTTCCCCCAATGGGCTTCTTAAATGCAACGGTTACGTTGTTTGCTGTTATAATACAGGATGTGCTATCTCTGAAGTAATGATAGCACAGTGGTATAAGCCAGGTGTTTCCCGGAAGTCAGGAGGTACAGGACACTGACACCATATTTATAGGGAAAATTATAGCTGTTAGAACTAGAAAACTGCACGTAAACTGATTACATTGCCAGAGAAATGTGTGATAGTTGCTTTCCCATTGTTTGTGCTTGGTTTCTGTCCTAATATTTGTATGTCTTCAGTCTTGTTACCTTTCGCCAGCTAAAAGGATTGTATCTAAAGATCAACAGGAACATAAAACACGTTGTCCTTTtccaacacacacaaatattaaGATGCTAGTTCTTAAAGGCTTGAGTAGCACAAAGGTCAAAAAACAATTCCACATTTTGCTGTGTTGTCTTCTTCTGTGGCATGAATTAAAACGGTGCAAATTTTGCAAAGATACAAATGTGTGTGGGTGTAAATCCATAgtagaataaatatatatattcctccCAGATCCAAAAGCTTACTCAGATTTGGAAAATCGAATTCCCTTCAGGATCTCTTCCATCATTTCTAGTagtttatttcattatattcaGTAGTGCCACACACCCCAGGGTCGAAATTCTCTGCCTGTCACAGTAATTGCCAAcattgtgtgtttgttttcctgattaATAATTCTTTCTATGCTCTCTTGTTTGTTTACTTCTTAAATTTCTCGACTCAAATTTACAATTTCCCAACAACactaatattatttttcaacgtAAGCTTTCTGCTCacttccccccgccccccccaagTAGTTTAAGATATGCTCATGACACACAGTTATCTGCCTAATCTTATCTGCATCactgtgttcattttccttcccctgcagtACTTAATATAAAGTGTCCTTTTGTATTAATGTTGTTTGCAGGTGTCTACATGCTCTGGAATATCTTAAAACAAGCCTCTTAGTACTGCATCATgtcttattttctgtctctagtCACTGTTCTTTGTATCTGATTAATCTATATGATCAAATTTTGCGTTCCTTTACTTCTTTGCAGagcatattttaatttgctttgaacTAAGTAGGAATTACATTTCTTTGCCAACAGAAAAGGGTTCTGTTAGGTAATAAAAATAGCCTAGATCACGTGATACTTTGGTGCATGACtttcaaatgtatttgtgtttaaCTCAAATAGATTAGAATGTTAGAATTTTCATAAGTAACTATAGAAACCTAGCTCTAGGTCAGGGTTGTAAAGCAAGAGGATATCCAGGATATGTCATTTTTCagctggtttaaaaacaaatactcaCCACCTATCCCCAGAAAAAAGTAGACAGTTCTTTATTACTGTCTGCTGTCTCACCACtgagtgctttttttctgagcttgCACTTGAATTTTTTGTCCAGGTGGACTGAGTAACACCTGAAAGTAGCTTTAGGCATAAATAGACACTTGGTGGCTGAtatgaaaatacctttttgtatatcaaaatgcttttcctcGGTTGTAGGTACAATAGtacaaaattgaatttttgcAACAGCAAAGTTCTTAAAAGCATAATCATGCTCTCCTATCTGTTCTTATCTTTGcataattcattttttgttattttagaCCTGATTTAAgatggttcttttttttccccttccataCCACAGCTTCAAAACAATTATCCAGTACATTGACAATCAGTTTGAAAGATACCTTCATGATGAAAGTGGTCTAAACAGACGACACATTGTAGACAACAGAGTCCACTGCTGTTTTTACTTCATCTCTCCCTTTGGACATGGGTAAGAAAAAGCTCTTGTATTTTAGGGTGTTAATGTTCATAAGTCTTCATtacttgaaatgaaaacttaacTTTTATGTTAACTGAGTTACTTCCCACACTGTCAGTTAGCCAATGCAATTAAAATGGTCTTGGGGGATTAACACTCTCCTCTGCTTTGTCCCCTTTTTGGCATTTAATATTGTTTTGAAGCAGACAGTATTACATTGTTTATCGCCCAGAAATGTAAGAGCTTACAGTACAGTAAGAGCTTACTGAATTTATCTTATAGTGATAATATTAATTGCAATTCAACCAACCTAATAACCAAGTGCTCTGGTTTAATTTATTCTGGGCATACTATTTATGTAGatactttgaaataaatcatttctaatatattacttgatttttataaatccaaagcaaacaaactccactgcagtttattttattattttttttccacttgttgGCAGGCTGAAACCATTAGATGTAGAATTCATGAAGGCTCTTCATGGAAAAGTTAACATTGTCCCTGTGATTGCCAAGGCTGACACACTGACactgaaggagagagagaggctgaagagaAGAGTAGGTCTAATACTTCATCGTGAAAACAATGTGACCCATACAATGTTAAAGCCAAGTATAAAGTAAATTCAGACTAAAGAGGGGTGAATGATACTGGCCAAGGAACTAATCTTCAAAAAGCATGGGGTGGGAAATCTTCTCTGAAGTTGGATGGACTTTACCAGTTACACGTGATAAGAATCTGGACATTCTTGGCTTTGTCTATCCTAGCAAGCAGAGTACCCCAGTAGGGAAGGCTTTTTGAATGAAACCATTTGTAGTGAGGACTTGAATCATTCTGGAATACATGTAGTGCAGATGTTGTTTCAGACTAGTCCTAATTTAGTCCAGCGGACTGCGTGCCCATTAGTGATGGGAGTGTGATAAGTATGTTTTAAGAGTATATcttcagatttaattttatcCAAAAGAAACTTGGTTTGTGTGCTCTAACTATGCTGTATGGTTTATACTAAAACATGGTTAAGTTGGGGTGTCTGGAAATTTTCTTAGTAAGTGCACCCATGATACAAATGAGAACAGTAACACAGAGGTAGGCTGATTTACTGAGATACTTGGCTGATTTACTAGCAGGATGCTTTCTCTAGCTCCATTGTTATCAAAATGTGGGTGTTcttgtgtgcattttttctaGTAGGCTATCTGTTCACATAAGGTGGATCAGTAAAATTTATTGATCGTGAgcatttttcaggttttttgaCTAAAAAGCAGAGCAATCAGTTGTAAAGTGTAACAGACTTGAAACCTACAAAGCAAAATGATACCTTCTGAGTTTTTACATATTTAGTAACTTATGTCTTGGGTATAAAGATAATCATTACTTCTAAAATGCCATTTGCGTTTTGTATCAGATTatgcaaactttttttaatggtaaGATTGCCTTAatcttttatattattttttaaaatgcatttttgtactACCACTTTTTGATTCTGATGGGGGCCATGGCTAATATTTAGATTGTGATCCTCTGGCTTCCAGTAGTTCTTTAGAATGGTTGTTTGATCTTTATTCCAAGTGCTTTTGTATGGGGgtatttttctggtttgtgtcttgtttgtttttattttggttttgaggAAGTACAGCTTTATTTTAACTGAGAAAATAGTATAGATAGATATCCTTACAAAAGAGCACACTAGCTGAACTGAATTCAGCCTAAATTTAgagggcttttctttttggagagGAGCAGTGCCACAGTGAAAGGTGTGACTATGGTTTGTGTAGACTTGTAAGCAACCATAATTTAGCAAAGTAAGGTACTTCTAGCGTTCCTGTTGTGTTTATATACAGCTTGGTGATGTAAGAAAACTTGCCTCCAAAATTAATATATACGCTGTCTTTGAGAGAATTTAAAATGGGGTCAGCTGTGGCTGTATGAACCTTGTCTGCAACATAAACAAACATTCACTGAAGGGGCAGAGGTGTTTATATGAACGCAACCAGCTTTATGATGAACTaggtggagggaaggaaaacaaacaaacaaaaaacattcattgACTTAAAAAGGATCTCCAGGTCTTGCTGAAAGAAATTCTGCCCAGGCTCCtgagcttttatttcattcttctaCAAATGCTATGGGGAAATAACAGGTACTATGGGCAAATTGAAAGAACTCTATAGGGACGTCACTCATAGGGAAATAACAAAGCAGATGTGTGGCTGCTTAtgctgtctttctctttttttccttttttttttttttcctgtggttatACTGACTTGGTGAAAGATTTTCATC
This genomic window contains:
- the LOC121079430 gene encoding septin-2 → MSQSGEKVKFSDGAGYVGFANLPNQVHRKSVKKGFEFTLMVVGESGLGKSTLINSLFLTDLYPERYIPGAAEKIERTVQIEASTVEIEERGVKLRLTVVDTPGYGDAINSQDCFKTIIQYIDNQFERYLHDESGLNRRHIVDNRVHCCFYFISPFGHGLKPLDVEFMKALHGKVNIVPVIAKADTLTLKERERLKRRVLDEISEHGIRIYQLPDADSDEDEEFKEQTRVLKASIPFAVIGSNQLIEVKGKKIRGRLYPWGVVEVENPEHNDFLKLRTMLVTHMQDLQEVTQDLHYENFRSERLKRTGKPVEEEVVDKDRILQQKEAELRRMQEMIAQMQAQMRMKPSDD